AACTCTTCAACTACTGGTATTGGGTACTTATCAGGGACCGTGACTCGATTTAGGGCCCTGTAATCAATGCATAAACGCCAGGAGAATCTTTCTTCTTTACTAGAATTACCGGACTGGAATAAGCACTTTGACTGACCCGAATGATCCCAGCATTCAACATCTTTGTAACTTGCCTTTGAATCTCATCCTTATGTAAATGTGGGTAACGATAGGGGCGAACACAAATAGGTCCCTGACCTTCATATAGGTTGATTTTGTGTTCAATGTTTCGTGTAGGAGGTAAGCCCTGTGGTTCCTgaaataaaacaacaaactgAGATAAAAGAGCATCTGATTGGGACTGATGGCTGGGAGTTAAAGCCAAAGAAGAATCTGTTTGTGGCGGCAATTGTTCTAGTTGACTATCCAACAATGACTGCAATGAAGATTGGCCCGATTGAGGAGAGAGCCCTTGTAATAGTACATGTACCCCTTTTGACCAGAAACGAATCTGTTGGCTCTGCCAATTAAAAACAACATCTCCGAATTGTCCTAACCACACGATTCCCAAAATCATATCAAGAGTACCCAACTCATAAACCAACGCATCAACAAGACAAGAAAAGGAGCCAAAAGCGACATCAATGTTTGTACATTGCTCGTAAATCCATACCCGCCTACCATCCCCAAGACGGATCCCCAATggtttaattgatttaatatttaaacCCAAAGCGATAGCTAACCTCTTAGAAAGAAAATTGTGAGTGGCACCACTATCAGCAAGAATTAGTGCTGTAATTCCTTGTAATTCTCCGACTAACTTGATTGTTGTCAACGGAAAAGAAGAGTCAGAatctaatccataaagttctaGCGCCTGACACTCACCATCAACACATGTTCATCTTCTGAAATTGCTTCGACTTGACACACTTCACCATCACCATCCACCTCTTCTCCTTCAGCAAGCAACAACACGCGGAGTGTACCCGCCGCACATTTATGTTGGGGTGAGTATGGCTGACCGCAACTGAAACAGAGTCCCTTCCGTCGTCGATCCTCCCACTCCTGTTTGGTGAGATGTCGGGTACCCGTGCTACGTTGTGTCACATTGGTGGGTTTTTGTGTATCTAGGGGGCGACCAGATATTAAAGATGGGAGAACAGTCTTATTTGATTGAAGGGAATGTGGACTAGAGTAAGTAGGTTTGTGGTTACCCTTCCAATATGACTGATAACCCGTGGTGGTGGATTTCCCTTTGAGGCCTGACCGTCCAGTAGCCGTTTCAACATGACGAGCAAATTCCATCGCCTGATCACAAGTGGTTGGATTAAGAGCACGGACCCAATTCTTAACGTCACCCTTTAACCCCCGCATAAACATCTCTAGTGATTGTTTTTCGGTCTGATTAGGGATTAGGGCAGAAAGGGCTTCAAACCCTTCAATATATTCATCGATGCTGTCTTCGTGGTCTAGAGATCCCAAAGCTTCGTGGGCATTTAGGAATTTAGTACCACTAAAACGACTCAATAATTTAGTGCGGAACTGGTCCCAGGTTGTTTGTGGATGCTTGATCAGTAAAGTTGTGTACCAATTAAGAGCTGAGCCATCCATACACATCTGAGCTAAGCAAAGTTTTTGATTAGGAGGAGTCTGGTGTACCTGGAAGTACCATTCAGCCTTTGTGATCCATCCGCGTGGGTCGGCACCTTCAAACAGTGGCAATTTCACCTTCGGCATCGAAAAAAGAGTATTATCAGGGAAATCGTTCTTGGAACCATCCCCGTCAAGAAAGGTCTCTTTTGTCTTAAGAAACCCGGAAGAGGAACCCTTGAAAAAAACTGAGCTTGGAGGTGTATCTGTAGTTTTCACATAACCCGACATCGTCTTCTCGAATGATTTTGGTAGTTCAGTTAGGATTAGGATTTCCTGCATAGAGTGAACTGATTGAGAAAGTTCTTTCATTTGAGTTGTTAGGGTTTCAATTTTTTCATCTTGAGAATCAATTTTGGATTGTAGGCGTGTGGCAATCTGAGGAGCCTCTGGAGCAACCATGGCAATGGAACCAAATTGATAGGAATAGAACAACTAGAGAAACAAAAAGGATTAACAATAAAAGGGAATGGATTGTATTATTATAATGACTGAAATAACAATAGAGAAATCAGAAGAAGCACCAGCCGTATGGATAACTTCTCTGCCCAAGCTAATAGCCGAATGCCCAAACTAATATTTTTCAATGCCCTAATCGTTTTACCATTAGggatatatataatagtctttTTCTTCTGGCCTAAGAAAGGCCTTACAGCTAATATACTTGTTTACCCTACATGTGTGCTTCTCTGGAACTTCTTCCTTCTATAAACTTGCCAGACTTTAGGCCCGTTGGGCTGCGGGTCCAGATCCATAATAGTTTCTTTATCAAAGAATGTTAATGTAATATGTGCTTCTATTTCAGATTTATCAACACCAGCACAACAAACAGATGAGTTGCCCTGCTATGGCTCAGCTTCTCTCGAACACCCTTTACTACAAGCGTTTCTTCCCATATTATGCCTTTAATGTTTTAGGCGGCCTTGACAGTGAaggtatgtgtatatatacatggttTTACTTGTAGAGTGACCTCTTGATTGTAGTAAATTAAACCTATATTATAACCGTGAAGGAAAGGGATGTGTCTTCACGTATGATGCCGTTGGATCATATGAGAGAGTTGGATACAGTGCTCAGGGTTCGGGTGCTACACTCATCACTCCATTCCTGGACAACCAGCTTAGGTCACCGAGCCCTCTTCTATTACCCGCACAGGTCTGGATTTtcatctctctctttctctctctgtctctctctctctctgtctctctctctgtctctctctctctctctctctctctctctctctctgtgtatatatatatatcccttaaataattttttctgtAATTCAAAATCGTTTTGTAGGCAAGTCTAACAAATTAGTTGCTTTTTAAAATGTATAAGAGTGGACATATTCAGTCATCATGCCTGTTCTAAAATCTTTCTGGTTCCAAAATTTTGCTTGTCTCACGTGTTCATATGAATCTCTCAAGTATATTAATCAAGCCAAGACGCTTCATAACCTTGGTTCATTTTGGTTTGCGTTTAAATGTTTAACGCTTCTAGTGACAACAGATCTAGTTTTAATTTCATATCAGCAAAATGACAACACTTTCAATGGAGCATGTGCATCTAGTCTGCAAGTCTCAAATTGTTGACATACAACTCATGCTTGTTAAGGGAACTACACTAGCAACAATAAACTTTTCTTGTGgcattttatatacttataatgCTAAGAACAATGCTAGAGTTACAAACCAATTACAAATACTTTTACAAACTCATGTCTAACCAACCAAATCAAGGGAGAGAATGGAGAAAGAGAAAATTTAATTGGTCCACCTAATTTGCCAAATCATTTCGtaaaatttgtttgtatttaGTTTGTATACATAGCATTTCTCTAATGCTACTATGCTATAAAACTTTTCCTTGGTGCAGGATGCTGTTACACCGCTTTCAGAAGCAGAAGcagttgatttaattaaaacttgTTTTTCATCCGCAACAGAAAGAGATATCTACACTGTAAGTTGTGGCatgcatttttgtttttctttttggtatgctttagaataagtaaataaataaactgaTTTCTGAATTGAAATTCTGTTTTCTGACCGATTGGTAATTTGCATGACTTGATCATGAATTTGTTGGAACTTATAAGAAAGTTGTGTTTGAGTTGTACAACATGCAACCAAAAACTGTAGCTGAGCATGTGTGCTTACATTTAACCGTTGGTAGGTTCTCGTAACACGCTTTCAATGTATATATTGCAGGGTGACAGTGTAGAAATTATAATCTTAAATGCTAATGGTGTTCGCCATGAAAGTGAACAACTCCGCAAAGATTAGCTGCCAAACGAGCTTTTTGAAGTTTGTGGTCCGTTGTTTCAGTTGTCTTGGAAGTGCTAATGTTTTTAGATTATAACGGCTTAATACTTCGAATATTCAAAATCTTGGATTTATATATTCCTGAAATCTTAGTTGATGAATTTATGCTGGCTTGATAGCCTGTTTCAAAGTTTTTGTATCATCATTTTGGAATGAAAACCACGTTGCTTGGTTTTTGTGAGATCAGTATATAGCCAAATgcttttttcaaagaaaaaaaagatggaaGCATTCAAACATTCAGAATATATATCCTTAATGTCTTTTAATGTCAAAAATTACCAGTGTCTAATTTTTCGATAATGTTTGGGGTGTTTGGATGAGCTATAActtaactttaatttaaaatatgaacGATCAGATATTTACTAGATTATTGCTTTTTGTGTGTATACTTAAAATGTCAGATGATCATTTAAAGATGCAAATCTAAGCAACCTGTCATTACAGACGATCGATGGTGAGGATATATGTATAACAATCTAGAATGAAAAGTATACAACATGAAAGCCAAGTCCAAGGCCGAAAAATTTCTTACTATGGGGTTGATTTTCTTCTTATTCCTTTATACATGAACAATAATAGGGCAATAGAAAATTTTAGTTATCAGCCGAGAGCATCTTCAGTTTCTGCAGCACAAGAAGAAGAGAAAGTTAATCTGAAATTACTTCACGGGATGCAACATGAAGTACTTGAAAAAGAAGTGGAGTAAAAGCAAAGACAGTGGAATGGGAATGACCGATGGGTAATAGCTGTCAATAATTATTTTGCAGGGCAGTAAGATCCTACTTTTCGTTCAGATAACATATGACTATTCTAATTCCATAACAATTGCAAATGTTGTGAGTGGGTGGTCACTTCTCAGGGTAAATAATACTGTTTGACTCAAGGTACAATAACGTGGTaacctaaattttttttgatggTGGTCTTGTATACCACCCTTAGATAGTTAAATTGTAGCAATGTATATCAAACCGGTCAACGATATAATGAAGAGCCATGTCAAAAACTAGAATTAATTAGTACACACTGGCCATATCTAATATTTCACTAGCAAttggatatatgtatatgtacacAAACAAAATATGCATAGGGAAGAAATTCATAACGAGCATAGTAGGGAATGAAAAAATTATTACTGAGATATGTTGTGGTAGATCATCGATACTATTTGAACCTAGTATAACCTCCCCTTTCAACTTAGGAGTAAGCTTGTGACAAACATGTAAGTTGGTAAGTGCAGACAAAAGTGTCATGTTTCAGGCAAGAATGCGATTGGACTGTCTAGCAATTGTTCCTCAGAAAAAACCTTAAAAGTTCAGCTCGGATCTGGTAGCCCTACCAACGTTTTTGAAATCCATGGATCTATTAGTAACGGATTAATTGCTACACAGATAGTAAGGGAGACGTAAGTAGTAATACGGAATTCCCAGATATCATTAAGAAGTCTCATTCAACACCAGCAAAAGGTTCGATAGCATCATTTGCAGTATAGGTGGCTTATTGGGAGACTCGAGCTGTTTAAGTTACAGGTTGGGTCTTGTGCAAAACTTAatcaaaaaaactaaaaatctacAAATGTAGTTTACTATATAGGTTTCATATTAAAGGAAATTACATCTATTTACTTCATAGTTTAGTCATATAGCTTGACCCATCTGACATATCCGACATAAAACATTAAGCAAAATTTAGTTTGAAGATCATCATTACCATGAAATGAGCTCTTTTGATCAATTATGGTGTTTTTATGTAAAAGAGAAGAATAGATGCAAAAGAAGTTGTTTGTAATTTGGCAATTAAAGAGACGTGAAGGTAACCTTGTATGAGCATCTACAGATGAACGTTGCTTTGCCCATGTGGCGGTCCTTCTTGATCTCCTCGAATTTCGATGGTTAGCTGGCCCGCTACTTGCTGATGCATCATGCGTGTGAAGGTAACCTTATAAGTACTTTGAATTGCACTATTCATCAGCTGGTACTCGTCCTTTGGCAGATCACGCCTGCCAAGCTTTTCAAGAATTCAAGCAAATCCTGGGAAAAAGAACAAGCCACAATATGACATCAGAAAAATGTGTGCCCCTGTGATTCTCTACAAGTATGCACTATATGGTGGTCGGCAATGGAATCATTATGTTACCTCTAACAAGGGATAAAATCGGGAGAGTTGCCATGTTTGCTCTTCTCCTGTTTTATTACTTTCTTAATGCATGATGTCTCTAACATGGGATAAAAGCGGCAATGGAATCATAATGTTACCTCCAACAGTCAGAATTTCATTAtataactgaaaatatttatatccTGAGATCAATATATATTCTATATGGACATTTTGACTATCAAACTTAAGCAAGATGGCTCCATGATGTTTATTTTTGCTGTGTGGTCCCTTCAGAAATTTCATACTttgtaaagaaagaaagaaagaaactaacTGCTCgctgccgccttccgcgggttttgagcctcaataccttgacggtgtatgggggaggttaagatgtaggcagaccttacctatacctgcttccaggttctacctaaatggtagaaaaggacctctggcctttgcatgggatgaggatcgaacccttgacctctgtctctaTAAgtcagggtgtttaccactgatccaaaccACGTTGCTTTGCCAATTTCATATTTTGTATCACCTTTATATTATCAGGAGGAAGCTTTGCCAACTAAGGGGGGAAACAGAGAATAACAAGCAACTTAATATACTTTATTTAGATTATTCCTTTTCTAAACTTATACCTCTTTCTAGATAGTATCTGTTTTGTAATCTGGAAGTGCATGTCACTTCATCTTGCATGATGCACTTTTGTGCATGGGTTGTAAGTCATCTTGACATTCAGTCAAGCGCATgttctttattttcatatataaaaactatCCAAAGGAAACAACACTGAGCTAATAGAATCACTATATATAATTCAACAATCTGAACACATGAGCATCAAATCGTAGCTACACaaagtatatatagatacagatataataattatatgttCATATAAACTCAAATTGTTGATATGAAAAGATGAAGATGGTGAAATCATACCATGAGAATGAAGAAGAAGTGACACGATAAATCGATTCCGAAACACGCAATCGTTTCCCCAATCTGTGTAATCTAAATTCAAATGAggtttttgaatttattttttttttcttttagctcGGAGAAATATTTATGAATTGGACTCTGAACTCTCAAGGCGGGGAGAACATCCACTACTACACTACTCACTAGTGCTTATAAACTGAAAGAGAAAATAGGACAAATACCCAAAAACCATATTCAATATACCAaaatatctaattttttttgaattcataaaaaatatcCATAAAATCGCAAGACCAAGGAGGAGTTGCGGATTGCAAACCTTGCTTGCGGATCACAAGAACTCCTTGCGGAAtccttgcgatccgcaagcagTGCTTGTGATCCGCAAGCCCTTGCTTGcgattttaactttttttgacTTATGGATAAGATTTTTTTGTACTTGTTAAGATAGCAATCaaatatttatgtactttttttacttataaattTCCAACTGGAATAATATTTGGTCAAAAAGTTATAACGAATTTCCGTTAGCTATTTTCTCTAACTTGTTAAGTAGGGTTGCAAGTTGCAACTGCAATAATATTTGgtcaaaaagttataaaattttgaattttaattagcACGGTACCCACGTGATTCGGCGGTAGTCGTCCCGGCGACTGTGAGGTGGTGGGGGCGATTGTTAGTGGCGGAAACGGTGTCGAGttgtgtaagttattgatgtaaagggttaatgaagatattttgcaaaataaataactaatagggtaattttattattaatgttaagtgTGTAGTGtagataaaaacattttaaggggtgctatgTGTAAATATTACACAGTTTTAACATTTCCATAAATAAGAAGCTATTGAGTTGTATTCATGAGAATCTTTAAAAAGTGGTGAACTCCAAGGGCTAcatctcagcccttggatcaacTATCATCTATGGtcaaaattaatatgaaaaaatatataaggaaGGGTATTCTAGTAAAATTGCACATAAAAAGAAACCACTCCTCCCTCTCACTCTTCGTCTTCTCAGatccaaaacacacacacatacacacacacagtAAGACACACACAtcaattctctctctctctctctctctctctctctctctccttcGCGTCCtgcggccaccaccaccaccttcaatGGCACAGCCATATTGCCTTTGTCTTCGTTATCATCTCcatcattcatcatcaataGATTTTGAAGATGTTAATAACAATGAAGAATGTATTGAATACGAATATTACgactttttgttatgtaaatttgaattttctcaggtgataatcaaatgtaatttgataatatgtgattagatctattctaacatttgaacttgttaaaCTTTATTAGTTATtcaattgactttgttgtttggtatAATATTGCCTACAAGgtatttgataaaatgtctaaaccgaagtttgttatatatgatttaatatcaaatcacatctgattgagtattgcatataaggtgtttgatgaaatgtctaaaccaaagtttgatAACCTTGATGATtctgaatcaaatttgattgtgtataggtttattgatataaaactCATTTgtttgtaactgtatgtgtaaaatcacaTCTGATTGAGGTTATAgagatttctgtttttgtaactgtatgtgtaaaatcatatttgattttgtatatagattctatagatttgtgttttgtaactttgttttgtacaatcaaatttgattttgtattgaggttttatttacttgtgttcttatgcctagaatcatatttgattttactcttacggtgtgaaaatcctatatataatgaactattcaaaataaaaaatgattttacgcatacattgtgaaaaacctattcaaaattaactattcaaaatcaaaaatgattttacgcatatattgaggaaaacctatacaaaattatatatgattttttataacacattgagacaaaaccaaatgagttccaaACAAAggaaaccatttaaaatcaaaaatgattttatccatagagtgtcaaaaccctatacaaaatcatatatgactttattcatacatctagacaaaaaaaGTGAGCTCagtatcattaaacatattcaaaatcatatatgattttgtatatgcttccgtacaaataaacttattcaaaatcaaaatcgattttaagcatacactatgaaaaatttattcaaaatcatatacgaTTCTACGTATAAATTCgagacaaggcaaatgagttctatacaaataaacctatttaaaatcaattttgagtttacgcatacagtgtgaaaaattatacaaaatcatatatgattttgtgtagcacattgagtcaaaccaaatggcttccttaaaaaaaatatttattcaaaatcatttttgattttactcataaagtctgaaacctattcaaaatcaaaaatgattttacgcatacattggggaaaGCTATACAAAGCACgttgagacaaaacaaaatgagttacataccaagaaagtcatttaaaatcaataaaGATTTGAAGCATACGGTGTGAAATACCCAtacgaaatcatatttgattttattcatacatctagacaaaagaaatgagttcggtatcattaaacctattcaaaatcaaatttgatgaaatttcatttgtttgtgtaGATATATGGAAATTCactaaacctattcaaaatcaaatccgAGGGGAAAGTGTGATCACGAGCGCCTTCGGCcatgattttatgatttaaacggctaaccctacgacttcaaaccctaaactaaagtgCGAGGCCGAAGGTGCTCGTGATCACACTTTCCCCTcggatttgattttgaataggtttagtGAATTTCCATATATCTACATAAACAAatgaaattccatcaaatttgattttgaataggtttaatgataccgaactcatttcttttgtctagatgtatgaataaaatcaaatatgatttcgtaTGGGTATTTCACACCGTATGCTTCAAATCtttattgattttaaatgactttcttggtatgtaactcattttgttttgtctcaacGTGCTTTGTATAGCtttccccaatgtatgcgtaaaatcatttttgattttgaataggtttcagactttatgagtaaaatcaaaaatgattttgaataaatatttttttaaggaagccatttggtttgactcaatgtgctacacaaaatcatatatgattttgtataatttttcacactgtatgcgtaaactcaaaattgattttaaataggtttatttgtatagaactcatttgccttgtctcGAATTTATACGTAGAattgtatatgattttgaataaatttttcatagtgtatgcttaaaattgattttgattttgaataagtttatttgtacggaagcatatacaaaatcatatatgattttgaatatgtttaatgataccgaactcactttttttgtctagatgtatgaataaagtcatatatgattttgtagagggttttgacactctatggataaaatcatttttgattttaaatggtttcctttgtatggaactcatttggttttgtctcaatgtgatataaaaaatcatatataattttgtataagttttccTCAatatatgcgtaaaatcatttttgattttgaatagttaattttgaataggtttttcacaatgtatgcgtaaaatcattttttattttgaatagttcattatatataggattttcacaccgtaagagtaaaatcaaatatgattttaggcataagaacacaagtaactaaaacctcaatacaaaatcaaatttgattgtacaaaacaaagttacaaaacacaaatttatagaatctatatacaaatcaaatatgattttacacatacagtttgaaaaacagaaatctctataatctctatacataatcaaatatgatgatgaacataaaagtaaacaataacagATAACAAATCGAATTTGATGTAACTCAtacatttccacaaaacaaatggagtttatatccacaaacctatacaccaaaaaatttaattcaaaatcataaagttgattaaatcatattatcaaacattgaTTTAGACATTTAATCAAACATCTTATGCAATACTCAATTAAatgtgatttgatattaaatcatgtatgattttgaataggctCATAGATATCGAActcacttttattttttgtttagatgtaagaataaaatcatatatgattttgtataactttttcacactatattcttaaaataattttttgatttttctttcatttggttttgtctcaatgtatcatatatgattttgtatagcttttccccaatgtatgcgtaaaatcatttttgattttgaatagttgattttgaatagtgtTAAGTATAGGATTCGCTGAaaaagacttgctcgctgacgagTGTCGTCAGCAAGTATTCAGTAAGTCATCAGCAGGTGAAGTGACCTCTTCAGCAAGTTGAATGCTCCAACATGTtggtcatggcgggaagaattcaaatcaaatgaagacaagaagtcatatggtggttaaccaactgtaatttcCCTTGAATggcaaaggtacatgttgggaccaaagcaagggtcttctctctcatacccgatttggtaaagaagacaagggcacatgattcaagtaccatgagtcaatgggatgtcgacaaccaccatcaagtcacgaTCAAagaaggttgtgttgccctaatccttctctataaaaggcaacacagtcgcattgtatcaagtgtgttagtcaccttgaaagtgtgtatcacttgtaattgttcaagtttttagcgtgtctagacttagcaattacctctgttcttttgtattcttgtaagtcaagtgtgtaagatcaaccatgtattcatcgtttaatcaatgatacatatgattatccttgcattgatttattataattgaacttgttatttacttgcttatttactttcttgtctaatttaaatataacataagttgtgcattcgtggaccatcaagtggtatcagagccaccgttcctaaatcattggaacaagatctgtttgcctccttgtgtttacatttAAAACTTTTGTTCTTTAATTTTTCTTGAAACCATTTCTttctaaaacaagaacatgtcttctgttcccagcctagtgaacacacgtgactttggctacgtgtcgacacctcctaagttcgagcccatgaattttgggtcttggaaggagaggatgctt
The sequence above is drawn from the Erigeron canadensis isolate Cc75 chromosome 4, C_canadensis_v1, whole genome shotgun sequence genome and encodes:
- the LOC122595769 gene encoding proteasome subunit beta type-1, which translates into the protein MTKQQANWSPYDNNGGTCVAIAGADYCVIAADTRMSTGYSILTRDYSKICKLADKSYMASSGFQADVKALQKVLSSRHLIYQHQHNKQMSCPAMAQLLSNTLYYKRFFPYYAFNVLGGLDSEGKGCVFTYDAVGSYERVGYSAQGSGATLITPFLDNQLRSPSPLLLPAQDAVTPLSEAEAVDLIKTCFSSATERDIYTGDSVEIIILNANGVRHESEQLRKD